A DNA window from Daucus carota subsp. sativus chromosome 3, DH1 v3.0, whole genome shotgun sequence contains the following coding sequences:
- the LOC108192307 gene encoding uncharacterized protein LOC108192307: MMSSEVDAESADLECELDNVQGMVDALSSVRWKRHQDAVIELSEHGIVLVVEESSCVQAKVYLQKELFVRYEYSAQARVRFGVSLGLFVDSLNTFSRPAHSSTIEIRYPGPDMQLLLRSVDSLDACIYAEIRTRIPETISWDYNFEPAGSTPLSFTVKSAALKEAIDDLEWPGSSIQVSLQPAPPVVTFRGEGHGDLQIDFMYYANTDLLTAFHCDREESHRYKYKFLRATTSNIPSSVIKENRGSKLTIGRGGMLKVQHLVSVAKQSNSHSHADSAGYLQPSRIAYIEFFVKPEVDDDNAND, encoded by the exons atgatgtcATCGGAAGTAGATGCAGAATCGGCTGACCTAGAGTGCGAGCTTGATAACGTACAGGGCATGGTCGATGCCCTTTCTTCTGTCCGTTGGAAACGCCATCAG GATGCAGTTATTGAATTATCTGAACATGGCATTGTTCTGGTAGTGGAAGAATCTTCATGTGTTCAAGCCAAAGTGTATCTTCAAAAAGAG CTTTTTGTTAGATATGAGTATAGTGCTCAAGCTCGTGTGCGGTTCGGTGTTAGCTTGGGACTCTTTGTGGATTCTCTCAACACTTTCTCGCGTCCTGCTCATTCCTCCACTATTGAGATTCGATATCCTGGCCCTGATATGCAGCTTCTTCTCAG GTCTGTTGATTCATTAGATGCTTGTATCTATGCGGAGATCAGGACAAGAATCCCTGAAACGATTTCATGGGACTACAACTTTGAGCCTGCAGGAAGCACTCCTCTGAGTTTCACTGTTAAG TCAGCAGCTTTAAAGGAAGCTATTGATGATCTGGAATGGCCAGGCTCAAGCATCCAAGTGAGCCTCCAACCAGCTCCGCCAGTTGTTACATTCAGGGGTGAAGGCCATGGAGACTTGCAG ATTGATTTCATGTATTATGCAAATACTGATCTGTTGACTGCATTCCATTGTGATCGCGAGGAGTCTCACCG GTACAAGTACAAGTTCCTTCGTGCAACAACTTCCAACATTCCAAGCAGTGTTATCAAAGAAAATCGAGGAAGCAAGTTGACCATTGGACGGGGTGGAATGTTAAAGGTTCAGCACCTGGTTTCAGTTGCAAAACAATCCAACTCACATTCCCACGCTGACTCGGCTGGCTATCTGCAACCAAGCCGTATTGCTTATATTGAGTTCTTTGTCAAACCAGAGGTTGATGATGATAATGCtaatgattaa